One genomic window of Arachis stenosperma cultivar V10309 chromosome 10, arast.V10309.gnm1.PFL2, whole genome shotgun sequence includes the following:
- the LOC130954476 gene encoding mitochondrial import inner membrane translocase subunit TIM17-1-like, with protein MEEYTYYSEVRSPQSMEECLDLVVNSAGAGFTVGVIAGSPYHFFKSLCISPTHIATACNAVRLNAPRVGGKVAAWSALCKASKNALVSVRQKDDGWNRIFSRAIGTGLLSVSRRSLRASARFTMCGALFGTVVESGRTKNLSRRN; from the exons ATGGAAGAATACACTTACTACTCAGAAGTTCGCAGTCCGCAGTCAATGGAAGAATGCCTTGATTTGGTCGTCAATTCAGCGGGCGCTGGGTTCACGGTGGGCGTAATCGCCGGATCCCCCTACCACTTCTTCAAGTCCCTTTGCATCTCTCCAACCCATATCGCTACAGCTTGCAACGCCGTTCGCCTCAATGCACCCCGCGTCGGGGGCAAGGTTGCCGCCTGGTCTGCCCTCTGCAAGGCCTCCAAAAACGCCTTGGTTTCTGTTCGTCAGAAGGACGACGGCTGGAACCGCATATTTTCCAGGGCCATCGGCACCGGGCTGCTCTCCGTGTCCCGCCGCAGTCTCAGAGCCTCCGCACGCTTCACCATGTGTGGTGCTCTCTTCGGCACAGTAGTAGAG AGTGGAAGGACGAAGAATCTTTCAAGAAGAAATTGA